A genomic region of Mycobacterium senriense contains the following coding sequences:
- a CDS encoding amidohydrolase: protein MSTSSTRVAAILNGLARIRPWQEALYRDIHQHPELSHQEHRTADLVKQRLQACGYDVHFGIGGTGVVGILRNGDGPGVLMRADMDALPVQEDTGLPYASTTRARSADDDVPVMHACGHDVHVACLLGAATLLADRREQWSGTAIALFQPAEEVGDGAGGMVNDGLVDILPTVDVALAQHVAPLPAGHVATRSGPIAAAADSMRITVFGRGSHGSMPQAGVDPVVLAAMIVLRLQTIVSREVAPTDTVALTVGSIHAGSKSNVISDRAVLELNLRTYDKAVRTTVLDAIRRIVVGECQASGSPREPEFELYDAFPPTINDHDTTDRVSGAFVEHFGDRFAILPTGGTASEDFSVIPDALGVPYAYWAFGGTDAKLFAQALESGRVNQDIPVNHSPYFAPVVQPTLDVGTEALVVAALAWL from the coding sequence GTGAGCACGTCTTCAACCCGTGTCGCGGCCATCTTGAACGGTTTGGCCCGCATACGTCCCTGGCAAGAAGCGCTGTATCGCGACATCCACCAGCACCCGGAACTGTCGCATCAGGAGCATCGCACCGCGGACTTGGTCAAGCAGCGCCTCCAGGCGTGCGGCTACGACGTTCACTTCGGGATCGGCGGTACCGGAGTGGTAGGAATTCTGCGCAATGGTGACGGGCCGGGCGTGCTGATGCGCGCGGACATGGACGCCCTGCCCGTGCAGGAGGACACCGGCCTGCCCTATGCCAGCACCACGCGCGCTCGCAGCGCGGACGACGACGTACCGGTGATGCATGCCTGCGGCCATGACGTCCACGTTGCCTGCCTGCTCGGCGCCGCGACGCTGCTCGCCGACCGCAGAGAACAATGGAGCGGCACCGCGATCGCGCTGTTCCAGCCGGCGGAAGAGGTCGGCGACGGGGCCGGCGGAATGGTGAACGACGGTCTGGTCGACATCCTGCCGACCGTCGACGTGGCCCTCGCGCAACACGTGGCGCCACTGCCGGCGGGTCACGTCGCCACGCGGTCCGGGCCCATTGCCGCGGCCGCGGACAGCATGCGGATCACGGTATTCGGGCGCGGCTCGCACGGATCGATGCCGCAGGCCGGTGTCGATCCCGTTGTCTTGGCGGCGATGATCGTGCTCCGGCTGCAGACCATCGTCTCGCGCGAGGTCGCGCCCACCGACACGGTGGCGCTCACCGTCGGAAGCATTCACGCCGGCAGCAAGAGCAATGTGATCAGCGACCGCGCGGTGCTGGAACTGAACCTGCGAACCTACGATAAGGCCGTCCGCACAACGGTTTTGGATGCCATCCGCCGGATCGTCGTCGGCGAATGTCAGGCCTCGGGATCACCCCGCGAACCCGAATTCGAGCTCTACGACGCCTTTCCGCCCACCATCAACGACCACGACACCACCGATCGGGTGAGCGGCGCGTTCGTGGAGCATTTCGGTGACCGCTTCGCCATCCTGCCCACCGGCGGCACGGCCAGCGAGGACTTCAGCGTGATTCCCGACGCCCTGGGCGTCCCTTACGCGTACTGGGCCTTCGGCGGCACCGACGCGAAGCTGTTTGCGCAGGCGTTGGAGTCGGGGCGAGTCAACCAGGACATCCCCGTCAACCACTCGCCGTACTTCGCCCCGGTCGTGCAACCCACCCTCGACGTTGGTACCGAGGCCCTCGTGGTTGCGGCGCTCGCCTGGCTTTAG
- the odhI gene encoding oxoglutarate dehydrogenase inhibitor Odhl yields MNRGDDDQNLTEVAAETTADYGADFLDEQDDGSTKATTAAEIIEGLPTGSALLVVKRGPNAGSRFLLDQPVTSAGRHPDSDILLDDVTVSRRHAEFRLNDDGSWEVADVGSLNGTYVNRQPVDSAVLANNDQVQIGKFRLVFLTG; encoded by the coding sequence GTGAACCGCGGCGACGACGACCAAAACCTCACTGAAGTGGCGGCGGAGACCACCGCGGATTATGGTGCCGACTTCCTTGACGAGCAGGATGACGGTTCGACGAAAGCTACTACCGCGGCGGAAATCATCGAAGGGTTGCCGACCGGATCGGCACTGCTGGTTGTTAAGCGTGGCCCGAACGCCGGTTCTCGATTCTTACTCGATCAGCCGGTCACGTCGGCGGGGCGCCATCCCGACAGCGACATTCTGCTCGACGACGTAACTGTGAGCCGCCGCCACGCCGAGTTTCGCCTCAATGACGACGGCAGTTGGGAGGTCGCCGACGTCGGCAGCCTCAACGGGACCTACGTCAACCGTCAGCCGGTGGACTCAGCGGTGCTGGCCAATAACGATCAGGTGCAGATCGGCAAGTTCCGGCTGGTCTTCCTGACCGGGTAA
- a CDS encoding thiol-disulfide oxidoreductase DCC family protein, with protein sequence MSGELVAPVLLYDGVCGVCNRSVRTILRFDPTGPLRFAALESVFAKAIIERHPEIGAVDSMVFVDDPGGPSERVAVRSEAVLRVADYLGGPWRMLLAARVIPAPLRDWLYDRFAAIRYRVGGKYDSCPLPAPEVRARFVAD encoded by the coding sequence ATGAGCGGTGAGTTGGTGGCGCCCGTGCTGCTGTACGACGGGGTCTGCGGGGTGTGCAACCGGTCGGTCCGCACGATCCTTCGGTTCGATCCCACCGGTCCGCTGCGCTTCGCGGCGTTGGAGAGCGTCTTCGCCAAAGCGATCATCGAGCGGCACCCGGAAATCGGCGCCGTCGACTCGATGGTGTTTGTGGATGACCCGGGCGGGCCGTCGGAACGGGTGGCCGTCCGATCCGAGGCCGTGCTGCGCGTGGCGGATTATCTCGGCGGACCGTGGCGAATGCTCTTGGCCGCGCGCGTCATTCCGGCTCCGCTGCGAGATTGGCTCTACGACAGGTTCGCGGCGATCCGCTATCGCGTCGGCGGCAAGTACGACAGTTGTCCGCTGCCGGCCCCGGAGGTCCGTGCCCGCTTCGTGGCGGACTGA